From Mycolicibacterium nivoides, a single genomic window includes:
- a CDS encoding CPBP family intramembrane glutamic endopeptidase: MSEQSAVAAHPHPLVAQLSALHHFRIYADIGIVIVILTVTNLIAHFTTPWASIATVPAAAIGLLILVRARGLGWAELGLGREHWRSGAGYALAAVALVVSVIAIGTMLPWTRPMFMNDNYATISGALLASMVIIPLQTVIPEELAFRGVLHGALNRAWGFRGVAAAGSLLFGLWHIASSLGLTSENVGFTRLFGGGIFGMVAGVVLAVVATGVAGFVFTWLRKRSGSLIAPIALHWSLNGVGALAAALVWHLST, translated from the coding sequence ATGTCTGAGCAGAGCGCCGTCGCCGCGCATCCACATCCGCTGGTGGCCCAGCTCTCGGCATTGCACCATTTCCGGATCTATGCCGACATCGGGATCGTCATCGTCATCCTGACGGTCACCAACCTGATCGCGCACTTCACCACCCCCTGGGCGAGCATCGCCACCGTCCCGGCAGCGGCGATCGGCCTGCTGATCCTGGTGCGGGCCCGCGGCCTGGGCTGGGCCGAGCTGGGACTGGGTCGCGAACACTGGCGCTCCGGGGCCGGTTATGCGCTGGCGGCGGTGGCCCTGGTCGTCTCGGTGATCGCTATCGGGACGATGCTGCCGTGGACCCGGCCGATGTTCATGAACGACAACTACGCCACCATCTCCGGCGCACTGCTCGCGTCGATGGTGATCATCCCGCTCCAGACGGTGATCCCCGAGGAGTTGGCGTTCCGCGGCGTGCTGCACGGGGCCCTGAACCGGGCCTGGGGTTTTCGCGGTGTCGCTGCAGCGGGCTCACTGCTGTTCGGCCTGTGGCACATCGCCAGTTCGCTGGGTTTGACGAGTGAGAACGTCGGCTTCACCCGACTGTTCGGCGGCGGCATCTTCGGCATGGTCGCCGGTGTGGTGCTGGCCGTCGTGGCCACCGGCGTCGCGGGCTTCGTGTTCACCTGGCTGCGCAAGCGCAGCGGCAGCCTGATCGCCCCGATCGCCCTGCACTGGTCACTCAACGGGGTCGGTGCACTGGCCGCCGCCCTGGTGTGGCACCTGTCGACCTAA
- a CDS encoding phosphoketolase family protein — translation MSDATLSPALTDTELEQLNAYWRAANYLSVGQIYLLDNPLLHEPLAAEHVKPRLLGHWGTTPGLNLLYAHLNRIIRERDANIIYVTGPGHGGPGLVANAYLEGTYSEVYTGIGQDTDGLRKLFRQFSFPGGIPSHVAAETPGSIHEGGELGYALVHAYGAAFDNPDLVVACVVGDGEAETGPLAASWHSNKFLNPVVDGAVLPILHLNGYKIANPTVLSRIPAEELESLFYGYGYRPITVAGDDPDNVHQQLAAAMDEAFDQIAAIQRAARLDGEPGRPLWPMIILRTPKGWTGPHEVDGKLVEGTWRSHQVPLSETRTNPSHMAQLETWLRSYRPEELFDATGALRPDLRALAPAGTRRMSANPHANGGLLLRDLDLPDFTDYAVTVERPGTDTAEATRVLGTFLRDVIAHNPDRFRLMGPDETASNRLAAVFEETDKAWQAEILPVDENLAPDGRVMEVLSEHLCQGWLEGYLLTGRHGLFNCYEAFVHIVDSMLNQHAKWLFSSSHLTWRRPIASLNYLLTSHVWRQDHNGASHQDPGFIDHVANKRSEVVRVYLPPDANTLLSVADHCLRSRQYVNVIVAGKQPALTYLTMDEAVSHCTRGLGIWEWASTTTGEPDVVLACAGDIPTLETLAAADILRRKLPDLLVRVVNVVDIMRLQPESEHPHGLSDREFDSIFTTDKPIIFAYHGYPWLIHRLTYRHTNHDQLHVRGFKERGTTTTPFDMVMLNDLDRFHLVMDVIDRVEGLGPRAAGLRQEMVDARLAARHYTREHGEDDPAISQWTWTAV, via the coding sequence ATGAGCGACGCGACCCTCTCACCGGCACTGACCGACACGGAACTCGAGCAGCTCAACGCCTACTGGCGAGCGGCCAACTATCTGTCCGTCGGCCAGATCTATCTACTGGACAACCCGTTGCTCCATGAGCCGCTGGCCGCGGAGCACGTCAAACCGCGACTGCTGGGGCACTGGGGTACCACCCCGGGTCTGAACCTGCTGTACGCCCACCTCAACCGGATCATCCGCGAGCGCGACGCGAACATCATCTACGTGACCGGGCCCGGCCACGGCGGTCCGGGCCTGGTGGCCAACGCCTATCTTGAAGGCACCTACAGCGAGGTCTACACCGGAATCGGCCAGGACACCGACGGCCTGCGGAAACTGTTCCGCCAGTTCTCGTTTCCCGGCGGGATTCCCAGTCACGTGGCCGCCGAGACACCCGGTTCCATCCACGAGGGTGGCGAACTCGGGTACGCGCTGGTGCACGCCTACGGCGCCGCGTTCGACAATCCGGATCTCGTGGTGGCCTGCGTCGTCGGCGACGGTGAGGCCGAGACCGGCCCGCTGGCCGCCAGCTGGCATTCGAACAAGTTCCTCAACCCCGTCGTCGACGGCGCGGTGCTGCCGATCCTGCACCTCAACGGCTACAAGATCGCCAATCCCACAGTGCTGTCCCGCATTCCGGCCGAGGAACTCGAATCCCTGTTCTACGGCTACGGGTATCGGCCCATCACCGTCGCCGGTGACGACCCGGACAACGTGCACCAGCAACTGGCCGCGGCCATGGACGAGGCGTTCGACCAGATCGCGGCGATCCAGCGCGCGGCCCGCCTCGACGGTGAACCTGGCCGTCCGCTGTGGCCGATGATCATCCTGCGCACGCCCAAGGGCTGGACCGGACCCCACGAGGTGGACGGGAAACTGGTCGAGGGCACGTGGCGCTCTCACCAGGTGCCGCTGTCCGAGACCCGGACCAACCCGTCGCACATGGCGCAGCTGGAGACGTGGCTGCGCAGCTACCGGCCCGAGGAGTTGTTCGACGCCACGGGCGCGCTGCGGCCCGATCTGCGCGCGTTGGCACCCGCCGGCACCCGGCGGATGAGCGCCAACCCGCATGCCAACGGCGGATTGCTGCTGCGTGACCTCGACCTCCCGGACTTCACCGACTACGCGGTGACCGTCGAGCGCCCCGGCACCGATACCGCTGAGGCGACCAGGGTGCTCGGTACGTTCCTGCGGGATGTGATCGCCCACAATCCGGACCGTTTCCGGCTGATGGGCCCGGACGAGACCGCCTCGAACCGCCTGGCCGCGGTATTCGAGGAGACCGACAAGGCCTGGCAGGCCGAGATCCTGCCTGTCGACGAGAATCTGGCGCCCGACGGGCGGGTGATGGAGGTCCTCTCCGAACATCTGTGCCAGGGCTGGTTGGAGGGCTACCTCCTGACCGGCCGGCACGGGTTGTTCAACTGCTACGAGGCCTTCGTGCACATCGTCGATTCGATGCTCAACCAGCACGCCAAGTGGTTGTTCAGCAGTTCTCACCTGACCTGGCGCCGCCCGATCGCGTCGCTGAACTATCTGCTCACCTCACATGTGTGGCGTCAGGACCACAACGGCGCGTCGCACCAGGATCCCGGCTTCATCGACCACGTCGCCAACAAGCGCTCCGAGGTCGTGCGCGTCTACCTGCCGCCGGACGCCAACACCCTGCTGTCCGTGGCCGACCACTGCCTGCGCAGCCGTCAGTACGTGAACGTCATCGTGGCAGGCAAGCAACCGGCCCTGACATATCTGACGATGGACGAGGCGGTCTCGCACTGCACCCGAGGGCTGGGGATCTGGGAATGGGCCAGCACCACGACCGGTGAACCCGACGTGGTGCTCGCATGCGCCGGCGACATCCCGACGCTCGAAACCCTGGCCGCCGCCGACATCCTGCGCCGCAAGCTTCCCGACCTGCTGGTCCGGGTGGTCAACGTGGTCGACATCATGCGGCTGCAACCGGAGTCCGAACATCCCCACGGGCTGTCCGATCGAGAATTCGACTCGATCTTCACCACCGACAAACCGATCATCTTCGCCTATCACGGCTACCCGTGGCTCATCCACCGGTTGACCTACCGGCACACCAACCACGATCAGCTACATGTCAGGGGTTTCAAGGAGCGGGGTACGACGACGACACCCTTCGACATGGTGATGCTCAACGACCTGGACCGCTTCCATCTGGTCATGGACGTGATCGACCGGGTCGAGGGGCTGGGACCCCGTGCCGCCGGGCTGCGCCAGGAGATGGTCGACGCCCGGTTGGCCGCCCGCCACTACACCCGGGAACACGGCGAGGACGATCCGGCGATCTCCCAGTGGACCTGGACCGCGGTGTGA
- a CDS encoding aldehyde dehydrogenase → MDRVPAPGEPAQLFVDGAFRTAERAEPVIEAGTGEPLGSGCAANESEVDGAVAAARAALPGWREVPLAERAAVLIRFADALQSRANGTRELCSRENGMPLALSRGANGAFPAALLRYYAALIVETGVEETRPSMIGHTIVRREPVGVVAAVIPWNYPQALAAMKFAPALAAGCTVVLKAAPETALDALVFGDAATEAGLPPGVLNVLAGGPDAGAHLVSHPGIDKVAFTGSTAAGRKIAEVCGRLMRPVTLELGGKSAAIVLDDADLDATIRGLRNASFVNNGQTCHLNSRVLAPRSRYDEVVDAVAALADGLRVGDPLDPATEVGPLVSARQRQRVMGYIEVGLGEGAKLVAGGSVPADQPRGWFVSPTVFSEVDNSARIAQEEIFGPVLTVIPYDGDDDAVAIANDSEFGLGGSVWSTDVERATNIARAVHTGTIGINDYQLDMGAPFGGVKSSGMGRELGPEGLAAYQILKSIYRVG, encoded by the coding sequence ATGGATCGCGTTCCCGCCCCGGGCGAGCCCGCCCAGCTGTTCGTCGACGGCGCGTTCCGTACTGCCGAGCGGGCCGAGCCGGTGATCGAGGCCGGCACCGGCGAACCCCTCGGATCAGGCTGTGCAGCAAATGAATCCGAGGTCGACGGGGCGGTCGCTGCGGCCCGCGCGGCATTACCCGGCTGGCGGGAGGTTCCGCTGGCCGAGCGTGCCGCGGTACTGATCCGGTTCGCCGACGCGCTGCAGTCCCGGGCGAACGGCACCAGGGAACTGTGCAGCCGGGAGAACGGGATGCCGCTCGCCTTGTCGCGCGGGGCCAACGGCGCGTTTCCCGCGGCGCTGCTGCGCTACTACGCCGCGCTGATCGTGGAGACCGGCGTCGAGGAGACCCGGCCGAGCATGATCGGCCACACCATCGTGCGGCGTGAACCGGTCGGCGTGGTCGCGGCGGTCATCCCGTGGAACTACCCGCAGGCGCTGGCGGCGATGAAGTTCGCGCCGGCCCTGGCCGCGGGCTGCACCGTGGTACTCAAGGCGGCACCGGAAACGGCCCTGGACGCACTGGTTTTCGGGGACGCGGCGACGGAGGCGGGACTGCCGCCGGGGGTGCTGAACGTGCTGGCCGGCGGACCCGACGCCGGGGCGCATCTGGTGTCGCATCCCGGGATCGACAAAGTGGCCTTCACCGGGTCGACGGCGGCCGGGCGCAAGATCGCCGAGGTGTGCGGGCGGCTGATGCGTCCGGTCACCCTGGAACTCGGCGGGAAGTCGGCGGCGATCGTGCTCGACGATGCCGACCTGGACGCGACGATCCGTGGGCTGCGCAACGCGTCGTTCGTCAACAACGGGCAAACCTGCCACCTCAATTCGCGTGTGCTGGCCCCGCGCTCGCGCTACGACGAGGTGGTCGACGCGGTCGCCGCGCTGGCCGACGGCTTGCGGGTGGGTGACCCACTGGACCCGGCGACCGAGGTCGGGCCGCTGGTCAGCGCCCGGCAGCGGCAACGGGTGATGGGCTACATCGAGGTGGGCCTCGGCGAGGGCGCCAAACTGGTCGCGGGCGGATCGGTTCCCGCCGACCAACCGCGTGGCTGGTTCGTCTCGCCGACCGTGTTCTCCGAGGTGGACAACTCGGCGCGGATCGCGCAGGAGGAGATCTTCGGGCCCGTGCTGACGGTCATCCCGTACGACGGCGACGACGATGCGGTGGCCATCGCCAACGACAGCGAGTTCGGTCTCGGCGGCAGCGTGTGGTCCACGGACGTGGAGCGGGCGACGAACATCGCCAGGGCGGTACACACCGGCACCATCGGGATCAACGACTACCAGCTGGACATGGGCGCGCCGTTCGGCGGCGTGAAATCCAGTGGCATGGGGCGCGAATTGGGGCCCGAGGGTTTGGCCGCCTACCAGATCCTCAAGTCCATCTACCGCGTCGGCTAG
- a CDS encoding acetyl-CoA acetyltransferase, which translates to MTLPRTLDPRTPVLVGYGQVNQREEKPDVEPVDLMVEAARAAADPRVLEAVDSVRIVNLLSWHYRDPGLLLAQRIRADKAATRYTGVGGNVPQTLVNEACLDLQGGRAEVVLIAGAETWRTRSRLRARGAKPDWTRQDESVPEAPGAHDGVPMAGEAEIRIKLDRPAYVYPMFEQALRIAAGETSDEHRRRIGELWSRFSAVAAGNPHAWSREAVPAEQIWQPGPDNRMISWPYTKLMNSNNMVDQGAVLILTTAEKATYLQIPTDRWVFPYAGTDSHDTYAIGERAEFYRSPAIRIAGRRVLELAGVGSDEVDFVDVYSCFPSAVQVAAAEIGLPLADPSRPLTVTGGLTFAGGPWNNYVSHSIATMAERLAADPGTKGLITANGGYLTKHSFGVYGTEPPPHEFRWQDVQPEVDAEPTRLLQVEFTGTGTVESWTTPVDRDGTAERAFLAVRTPEDGRTLARIVDESQAAATMTEDIAGAKVQVHADGSATLL; encoded by the coding sequence ATGACCCTGCCCAGGACGCTCGACCCGCGAACCCCGGTACTGGTGGGCTACGGCCAGGTCAACCAGCGGGAGGAGAAGCCGGACGTCGAGCCGGTCGATCTCATGGTGGAGGCGGCTCGGGCCGCCGCCGACCCGCGGGTTCTGGAAGCGGTCGACTCGGTACGGATCGTCAATCTGCTGTCCTGGCACTACCGCGATCCGGGTTTGCTGTTGGCCCAGCGCATCCGGGCCGACAAGGCCGCGACGCGCTACACCGGGGTGGGCGGCAACGTACCGCAGACACTGGTGAACGAAGCCTGCCTGGATCTGCAGGGTGGCAGGGCCGAGGTGGTGCTGATCGCCGGCGCCGAGACGTGGCGTACCCGCAGTCGGCTGCGGGCCCGCGGGGCCAAACCGGACTGGACGCGCCAGGACGAATCCGTGCCGGAGGCCCCGGGTGCGCATGACGGCGTGCCGATGGCCGGTGAGGCCGAGATCCGGATCAAGCTGGACCGCCCGGCCTATGTGTACCCGATGTTCGAGCAGGCGCTGCGGATCGCGGCCGGAGAGACCAGCGATGAACATCGCAGGCGGATCGGCGAGCTGTGGTCACGGTTCAGTGCCGTGGCGGCGGGCAATCCGCATGCCTGGAGCCGGGAAGCCGTGCCCGCCGAGCAGATCTGGCAGCCGGGGCCGGACAACCGGATGATCAGCTGGCCCTACACCAAGTTGATGAACTCCAACAACATGGTGGACCAGGGTGCGGTGCTGATCCTGACCACCGCCGAGAAGGCGACGTATCTTCAGATTCCCACCGACCGTTGGGTTTTCCCGTATGCCGGGACGGACTCGCATGACACGTACGCGATCGGGGAGCGGGCCGAGTTCTACCGGTCGCCGGCGATCCGGATCGCCGGGCGCCGGGTCCTTGAGCTGGCCGGTGTGGGCTCTGACGAGGTCGACTTCGTCGACGTGTACTCCTGCTTCCCGTCGGCGGTCCAGGTGGCCGCGGCCGAAATCGGTCTGCCCCTGGCTGATCCGTCGCGTCCGTTGACCGTCACCGGCGGGCTGACGTTCGCGGGCGGGCCGTGGAACAACTACGTGTCCCACTCGATCGCCACCATGGCCGAGCGGCTCGCGGCCGATCCCGGGACCAAGGGCCTGATCACCGCCAACGGCGGGTATCTCACAAAGCACAGTTTCGGCGTGTACGGCACCGAGCCGCCGCCACACGAGTTCCGTTGGCAGGACGTTCAACCCGAGGTGGATGCCGAGCCGACGCGGCTGCTGCAGGTGGAATTCACGGGCACCGGCACGGTGGAATCGTGGACCACGCCCGTCGATCGCGACGGCACCGCGGAGCGGGCGTTCCTGGCGGTGCGCACCCCGGAGGACGGTCGCACGCTGGCCCGGATCGTCGACGAGTCACAGGCCGCGGCGACCATGACCGAAGACATCGCAGGGGCGAAGGTGCAGGTTCACGCCGACGGCAGCGCGACCCTGCTCTGA
- a CDS encoding helicase HerA domain-containing protein yields MELQHREALSALRLTWAPTADDLWHSQGALHVRGLHDRPMADVLAAFGDAERETDSSPLGVVVRGPAGSGKTHLLGQVREQVQTGGGFFFLVELLDAASFWQSARAGILESLGRPGSERETQLKDLLWELSSVAHISRANRRAVIGDDDLTPEILNDFVNSLHKVHRHTVKRAHHTLRALVLLGAGDLELQDVGEAFLTGSGEREAWGLPAPVLTPQESVRDISRLIALAGPSVLALDQIDTLLAQSTERTDAVGAAPDNRDLEHIAHGLMSIRQTMRRTVGVVACLPAAWEAIQDRATATVQDRFRTTALLQGLPTPEVGRAILERRFTASYASIGFTAPYPSWPILPSAFDEATQYTPRQLLKRADTHVRRCLDRDTIEELSQLTGEVAEPHEPAAGGTAAGDTGELDRRFADYRRRAVTVAALDPDGEDTTMPGLLSAALDAWITELGEAGQAFRPDPLPGQRVVLHGRLRQTLDAATDDERHWAFRAISSGNAVAVQNRIRKAWEATGFNPDRRRLFLLRNTAWPKGAKTAVAIAEFEAAGGRVLPMNEDDVRTMTALRDLIDDNHPDLPEWLRRRRPAHGIGWLRSALGDIAGDPPPPAQIDVEAELATGPIRVTPPAPVIEHSPTAVTLGLDSPGGRPVSVDLAALRKHTAIFAGSGSGKTVLIRRLVEECALRGVSSIVLDPNNDLSRLGARWPDNPPGWNPADDERADAYFDNAEVVVWTPGRSTGRPLSFHPLPDFASVIDDADEFSDAVESAVAALEPRALIAGNTAKAERSRAVLREALRFYGASPSVSLGGFIDLLGNLPPEVSALSGAHKLATELAQNLRAATVNDPLFGGSGTAADPGVLLTPSPGYRARVSVISMVGLTSDQQREGFVNQLQMALFAWIKRNPAGDRPLGGLLVMDEAQNFAPSSHTTASTHSTLALSSQARKYGLGLVFATQSPRGLHNHIPGNATTQFYGLLNSPAQIAVAREMARVKGGHVPDISKLRSGQFYVALEGNAFHKIQTPWCLSNHPPSPPTTDEVLALAQREPVAR; encoded by the coding sequence ATGGAATTACAGCACCGCGAAGCGCTCAGCGCGCTCCGCCTGACCTGGGCGCCCACCGCCGACGACCTGTGGCACTCGCAGGGCGCGCTGCACGTGCGCGGGCTGCACGACCGGCCGATGGCCGACGTGTTGGCCGCCTTCGGCGATGCCGAACGGGAAACCGACTCCAGCCCGCTGGGCGTGGTGGTCCGCGGCCCGGCCGGATCCGGCAAGACCCACCTGCTCGGTCAGGTGCGCGAACAAGTGCAAACCGGCGGCGGTTTCTTCTTCCTCGTCGAACTTCTCGACGCGGCCAGCTTCTGGCAGTCCGCCCGCGCGGGCATCCTGGAAAGCCTCGGCCGGCCGGGCAGCGAGCGCGAAACCCAACTCAAAGATCTGCTGTGGGAACTGTCCTCGGTGGCCCACATCTCTCGGGCCAATCGTCGCGCTGTGATCGGCGACGACGACCTGACTCCCGAGATCCTCAACGATTTCGTCAACTCGCTGCACAAGGTCCACCGCCACACCGTCAAGCGCGCGCACCACACCCTGCGCGCCCTGGTGCTGCTGGGTGCCGGAGACCTCGAGCTGCAGGACGTCGGCGAGGCGTTCCTGACCGGCAGCGGCGAACGGGAGGCCTGGGGGCTGCCCGCGCCGGTGCTCACCCCGCAGGAATCGGTACGCGACATCTCCCGGCTGATCGCCCTGGCCGGGCCGTCGGTTCTGGCCCTCGACCAGATCGACACGCTGCTGGCCCAGTCCACCGAGCGCACGGATGCCGTCGGCGCTGCGCCGGATAACCGCGACCTGGAGCACATCGCGCACGGGCTCATGTCGATCCGCCAAACCATGCGGCGCACGGTGGGTGTGGTGGCCTGCCTTCCCGCAGCCTGGGAGGCGATCCAGGACCGGGCCACCGCCACGGTGCAGGACCGGTTCCGGACCACCGCTCTGCTGCAGGGCCTGCCGACGCCAGAGGTCGGCCGCGCCATCCTGGAACGGCGGTTCACCGCGAGCTACGCGTCCATCGGATTCACCGCGCCGTACCCGAGTTGGCCGATCCTGCCCTCGGCGTTCGACGAGGCCACCCAGTACACGCCGCGTCAACTGCTCAAGCGGGCCGACACCCATGTCCGCCGCTGCCTGGACCGCGACACGATCGAAGAACTGTCCCAACTCACCGGTGAGGTGGCCGAACCACACGAACCCGCTGCGGGCGGCACCGCCGCCGGTGACACCGGCGAGTTGGACCGCCGCTTCGCCGACTACCGGCGCCGCGCGGTGACCGTCGCCGCGCTCGACCCCGACGGCGAGGACACGACGATGCCCGGCCTGTTGTCGGCGGCATTGGATGCGTGGATCACCGAACTCGGCGAGGCAGGGCAGGCATTTCGCCCCGATCCGCTGCCGGGCCAACGGGTGGTGCTGCACGGGCGGCTGCGCCAGACGCTCGACGCCGCCACCGACGACGAGCGGCACTGGGCGTTTCGCGCCATCTCGTCCGGCAATGCCGTCGCGGTGCAGAACAGGATTCGGAAAGCCTGGGAAGCAACCGGTTTCAACCCTGACCGGCGCCGGCTGTTCCTGCTGCGCAACACCGCGTGGCCGAAGGGCGCGAAAACCGCGGTGGCGATCGCCGAGTTCGAGGCGGCCGGCGGTCGGGTGTTGCCGATGAACGAGGACGACGTGCGCACCATGACGGCGCTGCGCGATCTGATCGACGACAATCACCCCGACCTGCCCGAGTGGTTGCGCCGGCGGCGGCCCGCCCACGGGATCGGCTGGCTGCGATCCGCGCTCGGGGACATCGCGGGCGATCCGCCGCCACCGGCCCAGATCGATGTGGAGGCCGAACTCGCGACCGGACCGATACGGGTAACGCCGCCCGCGCCGGTGATCGAGCATTCGCCCACCGCCGTCACCCTGGGCCTGGACAGCCCCGGCGGGCGCCCGGTATCGGTGGACCTGGCCGCGCTGCGCAAGCACACCGCGATCTTCGCCGGCTCCGGATCGGGCAAGACCGTGCTGATCCGGCGCCTGGTCGAGGAGTGCGCGCTGCGGGGCGTGTCGTCGATCGTCCTGGACCCCAACAACGACCTGTCCCGGCTGGGCGCCCGCTGGCCCGACAATCCGCCAGGATGGAACCCGGCCGACGACGAACGCGCCGACGCGTATTTCGACAACGCCGAGGTCGTGGTGTGGACGCCGGGCCGGTCGACCGGCCGCCCGCTGTCCTTCCACCCACTCCCCGACTTCGCCAGCGTCATCGATGACGCCGACGAGTTCTCCGACGCCGTCGAATCCGCCGTCGCCGCACTGGAACCCCGCGCCCTGATCGCCGGCAACACCGCCAAGGCCGAGCGGTCCCGCGCGGTGCTGCGTGAGGCGCTGCGGTTCTACGGTGCCAGCCCCTCGGTGTCCCTGGGCGGCTTCATCGACCTGCTCGGCAATCTGCCCCCAGAGGTCAGCGCACTAAGCGGGGCGCACAAACTGGCCACCGAACTGGCCCAGAACCTTCGGGCCGCGACCGTCAACGATCCGCTGTTCGGTGGCTCCGGGACTGCCGCCGACCCCGGGGTGCTGTTGACACCGTCACCGGGCTACCGGGCCCGGGTATCGGTGATCAGCATGGTCGGTCTGACCAGCGATCAACAACGCGAAGGGTTCGTCAACCAGCTGCAAATGGCCTTGTTCGCCTGGATCAAGCGCAACCCGGCCGGGGACCGGCCGCTGGGTGGGCTGCTGGTGATGGACGAGGCGCAGAACTTCGCGCCGTCCAGTCACACGACTGCCTCCACACACAGCACCCTGGCGCTGTCGTCGCAGGCGCGAAAGTACGGGCTGGGGCTGGTGTTCGCCACGCAGTCTCCACGCGGTCTGCACAACCACATCCCGGGCAATGCCACGACGCAGTTCTACGGTCTGCTGAACTCCCCTGCGCAGATCGCCGTGGCTCGGGAGATGGCCCGGGTGAAGGGCGGCCACGTACCCGATATCAGCAAGCTGCGGTCCGGCCAGTTCTATGTGGCGCTGGAAGGCAATGCCTTCCACAAGATCCAGACGCCGTGGTGCCTGTCCAACCATCCGCCCAGCCCGCCGACGACCGACGAGGTCCTCGCGCTGGCGCAGCGAGAGCCGGTCGCGCGCTGA
- a CDS encoding NAD(P)/FAD-dependent oxidoreductase: MTTSSTFAIVGGGLAGAKAAEALRDNDFDGHVVLFAAEDQLPYERPPLSKEYLAGKKKLDDFTVDPASWYRDHNVELRLGTEVTAVNAAEHTLALPDGTAVGYDKLLLATGSSSRRPPIPGSDAAGVHYLRTIDDAATLSAALTPGSTLAVVGAGWIGLEVAAGARGRDVNVTVVESARLPLLAALGAEVGEVFAQLHREHGVDLRLDQSVKEVTTDNGTATGLRLGDGSTVTADAVLIAVGAAPNIGLAEKAGLAIADGGVLVDASLRSSDPDIFAVGDIAAAQHPFFGVRIRTEHWANALKQPAVAAAGMLGKSAEYDELPYFFTDQYDLGMEYVGHAPRYQRVVFRGDVAGREFVAFWLDAESRVLAGMNVNVWDVLDDVKALIRSAEPVDPERIADPAQTLPPG, from the coding sequence ATGACAACGTCGTCCACATTCGCGATCGTCGGCGGTGGCCTGGCCGGCGCCAAGGCCGCTGAAGCTCTGCGGGACAACGACTTTGACGGGCATGTCGTGCTGTTCGCTGCCGAGGACCAGCTCCCCTACGAGCGTCCACCGCTGTCCAAGGAATACCTGGCCGGAAAGAAGAAGCTCGACGACTTCACCGTCGATCCGGCGTCCTGGTACCGCGACCACAACGTCGAGCTGAGGCTGGGGACCGAGGTCACCGCCGTCAACGCCGCCGAGCACACGCTCGCACTGCCCGACGGCACCGCCGTCGGTTACGACAAACTGCTGCTGGCCACCGGATCCTCGTCACGCCGACCACCGATTCCGGGATCGGACGCCGCCGGAGTCCACTATCTCCGCACGATCGACGACGCGGCGACCCTGAGCGCCGCGCTGACCCCGGGTTCGACGCTGGCCGTCGTGGGCGCCGGATGGATCGGACTGGAGGTCGCCGCGGGCGCGCGCGGCCGCGACGTGAACGTCACGGTCGTCGAGTCCGCACGCCTGCCGCTGCTGGCCGCCCTCGGCGCCGAGGTGGGTGAGGTGTTCGCGCAACTGCACCGCGAGCACGGGGTCGATCTGCGGCTGGATCAGTCGGTGAAGGAGGTCACCACCGACAACGGCACCGCCACCGGTCTGCGACTCGGGGACGGCTCCACCGTCACCGCCGACGCGGTCCTGATCGCCGTCGGCGCGGCGCCGAACATCGGACTGGCCGAAAAGGCCGGGTTGGCCATCGCGGACGGCGGGGTGCTCGTCGACGCATCGTTACGCAGCAGCGATCCCGACATATTCGCCGTCGGCGACATCGCCGCCGCACAACATCCTTTCTTCGGGGTGCGTATCCGCACCGAGCACTGGGCCAACGCACTCAAACAGCCCGCGGTGGCGGCCGCGGGGATGCTGGGCAAAAGCGCCGAATACGACGAACTGCCCTATTTCTTCACCGATCAGTACGACCTCGGCATGGAATATGTCGGCCACGCACCCCGATATCAGCGAGTAGTTTTCCGCGGCGACGTTGCTGGGCGCGAGTTCGTGGCATTCTGGCTCGACGCCGAGAGCCGTGTTCTGGCGGGGATGAACGTCAACGTGTGGGACGTCCTTGACGACGTCAAGGCACTGATCCGATCGGCCGAGCCCGTCGATCCGGAACGTATCGCCGACCCTGCCCAGACACTGCCGCCCGGGTAG